One Tamlana carrageenivorans genomic region harbors:
- a CDS encoding type IV pili methyl-accepting chemotaxis transducer N-terminal domain-containing protein, with protein MNKKPTILNVIFFLFFISLALGQSQTYGDIDYNKAINISGKQRMLSQKMAKAYLLKSQGITNDMINKELNASKFIFEKQLEILKKNSESSSTRLYLKQVNNVWDDFKKLINQEANTVNALRIMSLNTELLKNCHQVVLSIERSSNYNNKFFENNDQELINTINVSGKQRMLSQRMCLYFAAINEFPKNKEEFKEVLGKVFDEFSYVIGDLLISTFNTTEIEEEIGLIMALWEPYQSNKRQFLNGDFDLIDVYNVTNELTKRFNKVTGLFEQISKKK; from the coding sequence ATGAACAAAAAACCTACAATTTTAAATGTTATCTTTTTTCTATTTTTTATAAGTTTAGCCCTGGGCCAAAGCCAAACTTATGGAGACATAGACTACAATAAAGCTATAAATATATCAGGAAAACAAAGAATGCTGTCTCAAAAAATGGCTAAGGCTTATTTATTAAAGTCTCAGGGTATTACTAACGACATGATAAATAAAGAGTTAAATGCTAGTAAGTTTATTTTTGAAAAACAATTAGAAATTTTAAAAAAAAACAGTGAAAGTTCATCAACAAGACTTTATTTAAAACAAGTGAATAATGTTTGGGATGATTTTAAGAAGCTCATAAATCAAGAAGCAAACACGGTTAATGCTTTACGCATTATGTCATTAAACACCGAATTGCTTAAAAACTGTCATCAAGTTGTTTTAAGTATAGAAAGAAGTTCTAATTACAATAATAAGTTTTTTGAGAATAATGATCAAGAATTGATTAACACGATTAATGTATCTGGAAAACAAAGAATGTTATCACAAAGGATGTGTTTGTATTTTGCTGCTATTAATGAGTTCCCTAAAAACAAAGAAGAATTTAAAGAAGTTTTAGGGAAGGTGTTTGATGAATTCTCTTATGTAATAGGAGATTTATTAATAAGTACTTTTAATACAACAGAAATTGAAGAAGAAATAGGTTTAATTATGGCTTTATGGGAGCCGTATCAATCTAATAAAAGACAGTTTTTAAATGGTGATTTTGATTTAATTGATGTGTATAATGTTACTAATGAATTAACTAAAAGATTCAATAAAGTAACAGGGTTATTTGAGCAAATTAGTAAAAAGAAATAG